In the genome of Triticum urartu cultivar G1812 chromosome 5, Tu2.1, whole genome shotgun sequence, one region contains:
- the LOC125508006 gene encoding probable protein phosphatase 2C 78 has product MLRWLARPAERCLGRGGCGSGSGAGGGGDGLLWHAELKPHASGEYSFAVAQANERLEDQGQVATSPASTFVGVYDGHGGPEASRFLASRLFPNLHKFASEQGGMSTDAIKKAFHATEEEFLHLVKGTWLKQPKIASVGSCCLAGAIANNKLYVANLGDSRAVLGHRGPNGRGVVAERLSNDHNVADEAVRKEVIQQHLDDSHIVVYSRGVWRIKGIIQVSRSFGDAYLKKPEFARDPIFQQYVCPVPLKRAVVTAVPSIKVHQIGQQDLFVIFASDGLWEQLTDRAAVEIVFKNPRAGIARRLVRAAISEAARKKEMRYVDMQHIERGMKRHFHDDITVVVLYLDSHKHDAQTKFGSLDSFRFTNAPADIFSPSGQTVEPTVL; this is encoded by the exons ATGCTGCGGTGGCTGGCGCGGCCGGCGGAGCGGTGCCTGGGGCGCGGTGGCTGCGGTAGCGGCAGCGGGGCCGGCGGGGGAGGGGACGGGTTGCTGTGGCACGCGGAGCTGAAGCCGCACGCGTCCGGGGAGTACTCCTTCGCCGTGGCGCAGGCCAACGAGAGGCTGGAAGACCAGGGCCAGGTGGCGACTTCGCCGGCGTCCACCTTCGTCGGGGTGTACGACGGCCACGGCGGGCCCGAGGCCTCGCGCTTCCTCGCCTCCCGCCTCTTCCCGAACCTCCACA AGTTTGCATCAGAGCAAGGAGGCATGTCGACAGACGCAATCAAGAAGGCATTCCATGCTACAGAAGAGGAGTTCTTGCACCTAGTCAAGGGGACATGGCTCAAACAGCCAAAGATCGCCTCAGTCGGCTCATGCTGCCTTGCTGGAGCAATTGCCAATAATAAACTTTATGTCGCCAATTTAGGCGACTCCAGAGCTGTCCTTGGTCATAGAGGACCAAATGGCCGGGGAGTAGTGGCCGAGAGGCTGTCTAATGATCACAATGTTGCTGACGAGGCGGTAAGAAAGGAGGTCATTCAGCAGCATCTTGATGATTCGCACATAGTCGTCTACAGCAGGGGCGTTTGGCGGATTAAGGGCATCATTCAG GTTTCCAGATCATTTGGGGATGCCTACCTGAAGAAGCCTGAATTTGCCAGAGACCCTATATTCCAGCAATATGTGTGTCCTGTACCGTTGAAGCGGGCCGTCGTAACAGCCGTGCCATCGATCAAAGTACACCAGATAGGGCAGCAAGACCTCTTTGTAATTTTTGCATCGGACGGTCTGTGGGAGCAGTTGACCGACAGAGCGGCGGTCGAGATCGTCTTTAAGAACCCGAGAGCG GGAATAGCGAGGCGACTGGTGAGAGCGGCGATCTCTGAAGCCGCGAGGAAAAAAGAGATGAGGTACGTCGACATGCAACACATCGAAAGAGGGATGAAGCGGCATTTCCATGACGATATCACAGTTGTGGTGCTCTACCTTGATAGTCACAAACACG